A window from Lytechinus pictus isolate F3 Inbred chromosome 9, Lp3.0, whole genome shotgun sequence encodes these proteins:
- the LOC135155443 gene encoding uncharacterized protein LOC135155443, with protein sequence MGILTELMCDNGTLSAPVPVCYGNCDVDAIPFSNQTTADSLDHDASIVIACNSGYSSSMGILTELMCDNGTLSAPVPVCYENCDIDAIPFSNQTTADSLDHDESIVIACNSGFSTGMGILTELMCDNGTLSAPVPVCYENCDVDAIPFSNQTTADSLDHEASIVIACNSGYSTGILLS encoded by the exons atgggtattctaacagagctcatgtgtgataacggaaccctttctgcacctgttcctgtctgttatg gaaactgtgacgtagatgcaattcctttctcaaatcaaacaacggctgattctttggaccatgatgcaagtatcgttatagcctgtaacagtggctactcttccagtatgggtattctaacagagctcatgtgtgataacgggaccctttctgcacctgttcctgtctgttatg aaaactgtgacatagatgcaattcctttctcaaatcaaacaacggctgattctttggaccatgatgaaagtattgttatagcctgtaacagtggcttctctaccggtatgggtattctaacagagctcatgtgtgataacgggaccctttctgcacctgttcctgtctgttatg aaaactgtgacgtagatgcaattcctttctcaaatcaaacaacggctgattctttggaccatgaagCAAGTATCGTTATTGCCTGTAACAGTGggtactctaccg gcattttactgtcataa
- the LOC135155444 gene encoding uncharacterized protein LOC135155444 yields the protein MGILTELMCDNGTLSAPVPVCYGNCDVDAIPFSNQTTADSLDHDASIVIACNSGYSTGMGILTELMCDNGTLSAPVPVCYENCDIDAIPFSNQTTADSLDHDESIVIACNSGFSTGMGILTELMCDNGTLSAPVPVCYGILLS from the exons atgggtattctaacagagctcatgtgtgataacggaaccctttctgcacctgttcctgtctgttatg gaaactgtgacgtagatgcaattcctttctcaaatcaaacaacggctgattctttggaccatgatgcaagtatcgttatagcctgtaacagtgggtactctaccggtatgggtattctaacagagctcatgtgtgataacgggaccctttctgcacctgttcctgtctgttatg aaaactgtgacatagatgcaattcctttctcaaatcaaacaacggctgattctttggaccatgatgaaagtattgttatagcctgtaacagtggcttctctaccggtatgggtattctaacagagctcatgtgtgataacgggaccctttctgcacctgttcctgtctgttatg gcattCTACTGTCATAA